The genome window AACAAGAGACATCTGACCCATGATTAGGAAACCCTTGAGATTCTATTACAATTTTGCTGTTTAGCTTCCCggttcttaaaatattttaagggaAAAAGAACAACTAACGAGCAATTTCATTTGATATTCCATCTTGTGTTTGTCTCCCTTTTCCCTCCCTTTCCTCTTCCTTTGAATAAGTGCaaagtttttcaaaactaaatttAAGAAATTGAGACGGATTTTTTTGAACTGCAGAAGCCATAAAGAAATAAAGCAAAGGAGACAGAGACGGGAAAATTCATGTGATCCAGTAATTCATGGTTGAGGCATGAGATTATATAATTTCTCTCTGACATCACCTCTATGCACTAGGAACCCAATGAGACACGACATAAAAAATACCGAAAATACACAGcctatatattataataaaattgatcCCTAATAGGGCAAAACAAATTGCTAACAAGAAATTTATTGCCACAAAACATAAGGCATTCAGACACAATTTCGAGAAGTAATTAACATGATTCTTCATTTGCATCATTGCAGAAATCTGGGATTGCTTTCATAAGTCTAAGTACTGGCATAGAATCTATGAACATTTTTGGGATATTGACAAGATCACCAATCATAAAAAAACCCCATCCAGAATTGTAACTCTTACAGAAGTCATGGACACAATTATTAACCAAAAACAACGGATTTCAGATTTCAATTTCCATCTGAAACAAATACCCCTTCTGGTTCTAAAAATTGtgagggaaaagaaaaggaaaaggagaaggaaagaaaatcaaatagaaGTTGAACCTAGTAGATTGCATTTCATCTCTTTTCCCCAATTTCCTTTACTCCAtcatataaaaattgaagaaatcctAAATATACAAATGCCCATCATAGTTTCTTTTTCTCCCCATTTTTCTCTACAACCAAACAACAAACTTTGgtattctcccttttcttttccttcccatTTTCCAAAGATTCAAATAGGGGAACACACATGTGTACATGTGTAcatgcatgcatacatacaGGTACATGCATGAGCATCAAGGTTGAAGAAAATATAGAATTCATCAATGGGGAATAACACACTACCAAATGAGATTGTCTCATTTCATAAACCGTCGAGAATTTATTCAGAAATGCAATAACATATATAACGAGAAAAGGGTCATACCAGTTAGAGTGATTTGAGAAAAGTTTGAAGATCAATGCAAAGTGGAGGAGGCTCAGCAATGGCGGTTCTGTAATTGGCTTGGGAAGATTTTTAAAACGTAGGCATCAGGCGTTAAACCCAGAATGAGAAGATTGCAGTTGCAAAACTGAATATAATGTTAAATGAGTACGAGAAAATGACAGCTTTCTCTATGAAATAACCACCAAAGTCTAGCGGGATGGCAACACATTGCAGGCCAAATGCTTTGTCTTTtggacttttttcttttttttttgggtcttgGAAACATCTTAAACTATGAAATTGGGGTTATGATTGGACCCACAAATTTTGGATTTGATGTATGGTTAAgcttccaattttttatttatttataaggaattttttttttaagtaatttgtgGTAGATTCcctttttagaaaaaaagaaaatggtttaatatttttaaaatgtttaatcatgtgatttttatttttatttttattttatttttttggttgggGTGGCtattgataatataatatttagtGTAATCATTATGTTTTGGAcctgaattaatttaatttaattttggaagtttatatttttaagaatttgtctccttattttttatgtatatattattttgcTAGAAATTAATCTTTGCCCATACATGAGAAAGCTCTCTAGTagcatttttagtttaaaaaatgtttttgaagaaaaaaattagatgtctgataaaatttaggattaatttattaaaaaatgatgaaaagatctcaaatttataaaattaacctctcattttaaaacttgaagagtaactcattttttttatataaatatcctttaacattttcattatttacatgtatattttaaaagtaaagattactttttgtaagaaaaatataatggtatttttgtctaaaattgatattttttagattaaaaaatgcCCAAAAGGCTTAGTTTTCCAAAATGGGGATGATTTGATGGTTATTcctaaaattcaataaatacttttaaaattttgaaaaataacttaaaatcataataaaaaatatcatttttttagaaaaacactACAGATGTCATTCTCCTAAAAGTATTtctaaataaaacatttttactaaaaatacttcgattaaaagtaatttttgacatgctcttaatctttttaaaaagaattttaccttattttaaaagtttattataattttatttagaaataaaataaaataaaatttaaattattttatcaaacttCTAAGTtgtgttaaaattttattaataaatatttttttttttaagtagtgTGTTCTAAACCATAGTTGAATTCTTGcaagtatatatatatgaatgcaATAAATCATGgcacttaaaaatattatataggaATTTCTCTCCCAATATTACTTATCCACATATGTATTGAAACCAAAAGTCTAGGCCTCGTTTTGTCATTTAGGGCCTCCAATCCTGTAATGAATCTCCAATTTGAACAGCAAATTTCTTTGGGACCTGCCAAATAAATAGACAGATAACCAATGAAAATGGAGGCTTCCACTGGAGGGCTCTGTGTATTAAGGGTCGTGTTGAGTAAGGCTTGTCAATTAGAGGTGTGCCAAGCATATGAAGTCAATTGGACCATCTGAGGAGGGTTTCCATGATCAGCAATTAAATTTAGGGAatggaatgaaataaaaataaactgaTGAGTTAATGATTGGATCACCAATTTGTAGTTTAAAATGAGAAATGCTGGACAAATGAGGTGTGGACCACATGTGACTAGTAGGCTCCATTATGGAGGATCCATGCAAAATACATAGCTAAAATCCCTTTCTGAAATGCCTAACCATTGAGTATTAAAGTTAATATTAGTAAataattgatgatttgtttttattttttataatatttgctataaaaatatttaatgttatacatagtaaataaatattacattgtattatattataaaatatttaatattatctatTTCAATCGAACTCTCAACCTTCAATGTCTGTATTAGGGAGGGTTAGAATTTGGGACGAAAGACCAAAATAAAGAATCGGGAAAAGCTCTATTTGGGGTTTTTTGGGTgattgaatttataaatttaccCTTTATTATTCAATCATATACATAACATGTGACATTTTTGGTCCATTGAAAGTAACACCGTCGAATAAAATACACTAGAAAATAAAGTGTATTAAACACTattataaaatagtatatattaAAGAGAAATAATATTTGCATCCATCCAACTTTTCTTTGTATtcatatgaataataataaaatttaaaataaaaatgttcattaataaaataattcaatttcttttaaggAGAAATATACATCTATCTTTCTCTATTTGACACATTAAGACCCAACGGTTATACGGTATTCGGATCTGGAGTGTCTGAAATATCTGAAATGTCTAACCTTCCATGTTCGAACCCCTCCTCAATGTTCAATACATTATACTTGAACATTTGCGAGGTGtcctgtcttttttttttttttttttacttttaaattatttttataacaagttTATTGTCAAAATTTATCTAAATAATAAACCCTAAAAGAATTTTCCTCTTCTAATTTGttattgagaagaaaaaagtcaagaGAAAAAGGACGTGAAAGAGAAGAAcgagaagaaaaaagaacattTGCACGCACTGCTCTCCTCTATTTGCGCTGCAGGGTTCCCTTTTTCTATCACAGAAAGCTTTGAAAAGTGAGAATTGGCTTTGTAACCAGCTAGATGAACACGCACCACCTCATTGGGATGGGGAACTTGCATGTTAGCCCTCTTCACTCTTCGTCTTCACTCCACCTTTAAGTTCTTACCCACTTTTGGATCTCGTCTATAAACCATACCATTTTGAAAACAACACTCAACACATTGAACTTATCACTCAGTCCAACTATCAATCGTCTCATTACGGATTCGATTACATTTTTAAACTAACAAGCAAAGAAATATGACTTATATTCCCTATAATAGATCGATacttatcaaaattttgaatggaagtatataatgaaatttgtgtcGTTGAATAAAAATGCAAGTCTATATAAATAAGATACAAACAAATGCGATAAAAGAAGTAGATAGTAAAATTCACGTGTTAAGACTTAATATAAAGTATAAGacttgaattatatatataacatcatCTAATTTGTTAAATACATTTCACTAATGTAATCCCTCCTATTGAAATATCGTATGATTTGTTAATTGTTGACCATTGAAGGAGATTTTGAACGTGAATCATGAATCTAGTTGTTGGGTGCTAAAAGGCCCAAACGTGGATCCATTGAAGTCTGTCTTTACTTGGTATGTAATTAACGAGCCTCGCTTAAGGTTGTCCTTCAAGTTGAAGAAATAATGATAAGAAAGTAGTAAAGAAGACCAACCCCATTGCAAACCTTTTTCTCTATCTTCCTCCCCAAAAGGCTCCGATTCAACTCATTAGAACCCGCTACCAATGGATCCATCACCACCGCCTCTTCCTCCCCATCCCATCACCACTATGCAGCTCAACTATCCCGAATCCGCAGACTCTTCTCCCAGGAAGGCGGATACCTGGGAAGAGCCTCTCCCGCCGGTCCCAGGTGCCAGACTCCGTCTTATGTGCAGCTTCGGCGGCCACATTATCCCCCGCCCACATGACAAGACTCTCTGCTATATGGGCGGTGAGACCCGCATGATCGTGGTCGACCGCAGCTCTTCCTTGGCTGACCTTTCCTCTCGCATCTCCCGGACTCTACTCAATGGCCGCGGTTTTACCCTCAAGTACCAACTCCCCAATGAGGACCTGGACAATCTCATTTCAGTCACGACCAATGAAGATCTTGATAACATGATAGAAGAGTATGATAGAATCACGTCAGCTTCCCCTTTGAAATCCTCTCGCCTCCGGCTATTTATCTTCCTTGCGAAGCCTGAAACTGCCGCTTCTATGGGGTCTCTACTTGATGATGCCAAGTCTGAGACTTGGTTTGTTGATGCACTCAATGGCGCTGGGCTGCTTCCCAGAGGACTTTCTGATTCTGCGGCCATTGATTGCTTTCTTGATAGAGATGCTAGTGGCGATTCTTGTACACATGTGGAGGCGCAAACCGACTCTTTATGCAACACCAAGCATGGGAAGAGTGGGCAGGAGGTGCACTCGGTGCCTAGCTCACCTATGGTAGAGACTGCTTCGTCCTTTGGCTCATCTTCATCTTCGCCCTCCATGGCCAACCTGCCGCCTATTCGGGTGCGGGCTGAGGACGGTGGGCTTAGACTGCATGATCACAAGGTTGGTTTGGAGGAGGAGTTTGCATATATGAGTACTAATCCTCAGACTGTGGTGCAGAAACAAGATGAGGGGTTTGTTGTGTTGTCTGCTCCGCCCCCACTTCCCAGTTCTGCTATTGTTGGTGGAACTGCGGCTGCAGCTGCTGCAGAATCTGGTGAGAACCAGAGCCGAGGTTTCTCCGATGATGAGAGATCCGATCAAGGGGTGAGGATTCGCTTCAGAAAACCTCCATTGCCACTGCAGCCAGTGCAACGAAGGCTCGATGATGGTTTCAATTTGCCTTCCCCAGATTCGAAACATGGTGGGGGATTAAATTTTCCATCCCCAGATTCAGTAGCAAGGTACCCTCAACTTGTATAGATTATTCCTTTCCTGTTCTTTATATGACATTCTGTTTGGGTCCTGATAATTgatcaaattttgaaacaagGTAAAACATGTATTTGATCAAATTTATTATAGTCTCtgttttctcccctgttttctcagaaaccaaaggaaaaattgTCTTTGCAACCGAATGTCCAGCAACAAAATTAGATTGCCGTCACTATAGTTTCTTCTGTCTGCATTGTCTTCCATTTGAGCACATGAAGCCTTAAGAAAGCAACCCGTAATTGTCTCTTAAACTTTGGGATTCTGTTCTAACTCTGAGATGTGATCTTCACTGATTTACCTTCACAGTGATAGTAGCATTGCGTCTGCAacatctttctcaaaatccatAGCCTATCTAGACCCGGTTCATGTCACAACCAAAGACAACAAGCCTCCTATTCCAATTGATCCGAAGAAGGATACTCCAGACATGAGCTCTCAAATCCAGCTGCAACAAGTTCAGGATTCCAGCTACATATTGCCTTCACAAGCCGCGGATCTGCAGCAGCAGCAACCAGTAGTCCACGCCAGCATGCATTACATCCACCACCCACCAACAGGTTCTGCAGTGCCAATCTCATCATACTACCCAATGTATGCTCCAACACCACAAAATCAGCAGCAGCTTCATCACCAGATGGATCAGCAATATCCTGTCTACTTGTTGCCCATCACACAGCCACAAACTTACAACTTGCCATTGCAGTCCAATGTTGCAACTGACTCTACTGCTGTAGCACCCGGCCGGGCACTCACACCTCCGACTCCGGCCATGGTCACACCTTCCGGGCTTTACAAAGAAATAAGTACTCCACCAATCTACCCCACGAAACCAGAAATGGCTGCAAGTGTGTATAGAACAGTTGGCACTGCAACTCCACCTCTCGTCCAAGTTCCTTCCAATCAATTTCATCAGCAACAACAGTATGTGGGGTTCAGTCAGTTGCATCACCCACCACAGTCCATTGCTGCTGCCGCTCCTAATTATGCCTTTGAATACGCCCATCCTGCACAAGACCAGGCATACTACACTCACCATTCAGTTGCTCCATTGCCTCCCCAGTACCAAACGTTGACCTCAACCGCAGCAGTGGCATTATCCGAAGCCTCAGCACAGTTGCCGATAGACAACACCATGCAGCAGATCAGAACCTCACAAAACCACCATGACTGAATTAGGCAAAAATGGATGTGCTACCTATTTCCCAATATTTATGACACAATACTGGATTGAGTTGTCTTCTTTCCTCTATGTTGTTGGCTTGTGAGAATTGATCAAAGTTTAAAGCACAGAGCCCTCCTCTGCtccaaaaactaaaaataatgttgGTGACTGATATGGTTTAATGTATGTGAATTCTTCCAGAACAAAACATCTATTGGGACAAAAATGGAGGACTTTTGACAAGAGTACggtaatttagaaaaaaaaattcttaaattaccATAGCAAAAAAAGTTATTCCAAATGTATGGTAATTTTTGCCAAGTaggataaaattttttttaagcaaaatcatcttttgaaaagacgatttaaaaaaaaaaaattaaatggaaatcatctctttaagagacgatttcaattggaaatccaaaaaaaaaaattcaaaagggaaatcgtctcttaaagaaacgatttctcattaaaaaaaaaaattaatattatgaaaaaattgaaaatccaaactaatttaaaaaaaaaaaaagtcaaagagAAATTGTCTTGAAAAGATGAAtctcccatttaaaaaaaaattcaaaagggaaatcgtctcttaaaaaaaatttaatattacaaaaaattggaaaaaaaaaatcgttcccattaaaaaaaattaatattacaaaaaataaatttttataaaaaaaatcccaaattaaaaaaaaaaatatattacaaaaaattggaaatccaaactaatttaaaaaaaaaaatcaaaggtaaatttcccataaataaataaaaaatcctaaaaggGAAATCGTCTTAAAAGAGGCGATTTCCCATTCATTTAAtactttgaaatttgaaattcaaactTTAACCACTTATCCTATACACTACACTTTTACTACTTATCCTATACACTACACTCTTACCTATTCATATACTTATCCTATACACTACACTTTTACCTATTCCATACTTATTCATGTGTTGTCATATCCATTCATTTAATACTCTAATTTACTACACTCTTCCCTATTTTATACCTATTCATGTGTTGttacatgtatttttttaatttattttatttatggtaattttgttagaatattatttattgtaaattatcattatataaagataaatgaattaaatcaataaaaaataatattagtttatttaattaatattaaataatagaaTTATTGTTTATGTATATCAATCAAATAACacgttttataaaatattaaaatttaaatttaaaaataaaaaaaatgttaataaaatgagaatgacaaataataataatacaataattatatttctaaatattttgtataatatatgatttaaaaatattaaaatttaaaaaatagaaatacaaCATTAtccaaaattattaattgatcttatatattttttaaaattaataatagtgttaaataatttagtttggatttccaattttttgtaatattaattttttcttttaatttgggatttttttaatttattttttataatattaattttttttaatgggaaatcgtctcttcaaaagacgatttcccttttgaattttttttaaaattagtttggatttccaattttttgtaatattaaatttttttaaatttgggattttattttatttttctaaaaaaattattttttgtaatattatttttttttaatttgagatttcttatatatatatatatatatatatagagagacgatttcccttttgattttatttttccctttgaattttttttttaaaattagtttggtttaccaattttttgtaatattaaaattttattaatgttcccttttgaattttattttttatttatattttgttttggattttcattaaaaaaaattttaaatcgcattttcaaaagacgattttgctttaaaaaaaagtttatccATGCCCCCATTTCCTACTTGACAAAAACTATcgtatatttgaaataattttttttgtgatggtaatttaagaataatttttttaaattactgtaCTTTGTCAAAAGTCCGGAAAAGACCCCACTTTCAAATCACATTTGATAGAGATAGGGGCTTATAGGGGCTTGGGGGTGGAATTGAGATGAAAAAATCAAAAGGAGATTCCCAATTCCCAAACCAGAAGAGACACTTCATCAATTTGTAAAAGGTTTTCTGGTAAAACCCAAAGTCATACTTTCACGAAACAAGAACACATGACTTTACtcaaaagtagaagaaaaacgCTTACCTAACAAAATCATAAGAAATCTAATACTTGATCcagaattttcttttcaaaaactttgacctaaattttcttttctttttgtgagttttaaaatgaaagagaaaaccCCCTGCTCGTGCGTGCGTCTCATTCCTATCAAGGAACAGGGGCCCTGGACCACAGAAGTGACGCATTTCAAAGGGTACAGGAATCCGATTCCTAGGCCACATCCGATGGGTGATTGTTCCACCCTCCAACCTCCTTACACGACAAAAGGGATCTGAAAGTGGGCCACTGTCCAACTGAAACTGCCATCAACTCTAGTGTCTCCCGTACAGTCTGCCACTCCACTTTACCAACTCGTCACTGTATTCTCCCACATGCATATTTCCCAACAACTCCCTCCACCTCCCATGGCTTTCATCTCCTCCCCCATCTCCATTTCCCCCAAACTCCCCATTTTTCCAAAATACTCCCCCCTCTTTCCTTCTCCTCTCTCTTTTCCAACCAAATCCAGGCACCTTTCTATCtctttaacattaaaaaaaaaactctattattttattttatttttattgtttctcaGTActcatcttcaatttttatttatttatttatttatttattttttgttctttcagGAAGCTCAGGATCTTCTGTTGCTTAGCATTAGATCATCAACAAAATTGCTCAGCCAATGTCGAACCCTCAGCTGATCTTCGTGTGGTGTTCGCCAGTGGTGGTACCGGCGGCCACATTTACCCAGCCGTCGCCATCGCGGACGAGATCAAGATCATTAACCCTAACGCTCAAATCCTCTTCCTCGGCACCGCTCACGGTATGGAGAGCACGGCCGTTCCTTCCGCCGGCTACGATTTCGATTCCATTCCTGCCGTCCGACTGGCCCGGCCGATCTTCTCCCCCCAAAACATCCTCCTCCCTTACCGTTTGATCAAATCGATGGTCCAATGTTACCGCCGTTTGCGTGACTTCGACCCCGATATTGTGGTCGGCACCGGCGGCTACGTCTCGTTCCCGGTTTGTCTGGCGGCTGCGCTGAAAGGATTGAAATTGGTGATCCAGGAGCAGAACTCGGTGCCCGGGATCGCGAATTGGGTGCTTTCGTGGTTCGCTGATCAGGTTTTTGTTGCCTTCAATTCATCTATTGACTACTTCCCAAAGCACAAGTGTATTGTAAGTGGCAATCCGGTGAGGTTATCGGTGAGGCGGTATGTTTCGAAGGCGGCAGCAAGGTTGCATTTCTTTCCAAGTTATGTGAATTCAGGGAATTTGGAGGCGAAGGTAGTGTTGGTTCTTGGAGGTTCTTTAGGAGCCAATGCTATCAACATTGCAATGTTGAATTTGTACTATCAAATGCTGTTGGAGCACAAGAACTTGTTTATCATTTGGCAGACAGGTGTCGAGGCTTTTGATGAGATGGAAAGCCTTGTTAAGAACCATCCACATTTGGTTTTGTCCCCGTGAGTCTTCTTTCATTATCAGTTTTCCATTCTCTTATGCTCTCCGTTTGAACTATGTTCACATGTTTCGTTTTTCCTGTGGAAATTTATTTTCGTATGGGTTTGAATTTTCGTTTTAATACGTGGAAAAAAGATCAAAGCATAACATAAGCCATACGTTTGCCCATGTTGAAGAATTTCCAAGATTGTTTATCAGGAAGTATGAAATCATGAGATAGAATAGAtgaacttatcaaaaaaaaaaaaaatgagatagaataGATGAAGGATAGGATTGCATGGAGATATGCTTATAACATTCTGTCAACTTTGCATTGACAGCACACTGAAGGAGAAATGCTGTTGCATGTAATGGACCACCAGTTCTTTTTGGAACTATTTTTGAGCTTCCTTGAAATGATTCCTCATTAAGGTTGGgcatgaaagaaatgaaaatgttaAGATGTTTGAGTGGTAGCAGAAAGGATAAAATTATTGTGATCCTATTTGGGAAGCTCTGACATAGCCAAACTGGTGATAAAACAAAACTAATGGAGAATGTTTGAAGATAATTAGTAATAGCGTCTGCAAAACAAATGAGGCCATGAACAGTGAAGGAAAAGAGGAGAAACCTAGCACTTAAGTCATCCGACATCAACTCCCTTTTGAAAAGTAGAAGAGAGTTTACTTCGGTTTTTAATTTTGTCTATAAAAAATCAGATAAATGCATGCAGATGATCACTTTACCTATAAATCATACAGGTTGAGTATACCTTTATATAAGACTTGAGAGTTAGTATGCTCTAACTTCAAATCATTTTTGGTATTCGTAAACTCAAATTCAGTTTATTATATATGGCCCTTGAGGAATAAAGCAATGCTTTTTGGCAATGATTGAGGAATAAAGCTAATAGGGTTAGGGAAGATCTCTTTGAGGATTAAATCCTTTCTAAGTAAGTGGTTTTGGAGGTTTCCCAGAGAGAGAGCGACCTTTTTTAACATAAGGTCATTCTAAGTATATATGGCTTGGagtccaatggttgggatgccaataCTATGATTTGGTGGTCACAACATTGCCTTTGGAAAGCCATTTTTCAAGTCTTCAACGACTTTTCTGATTTCACTATCCAATCTAATTGTTGAGGGAAATATTTACCACTGTAATATCTTGAGTGACTATAAGGAAAGAAATTAATGGAAGTTTTACAATTGGATGCATAAAATCTTTGGTATTGCAAATGAGTTGGGTTGTTCCTTCTCTTGGATTCCTCATTCAGCTAACCAAGTCACTGATCAATTAGCCAAACAAGGAGCAAAGAAAATTGTCTCCTTTGTTGGAGATTTCCTTCCCCCTTGAGTTTTTTCTCCTATATgtatgtgtttttatttattttatttttttggttaggCTAGTTTTTTGTGGTTTTAGTTCTTGGTTACTTACTACCAACCTTTGTACATCTTTGAAGGATTACTTATCCTTCTCGTGTGTATCAATTGATTTTGTGGTTCTAGTTCTTGGCTACTCTCTACCAACCTTTGTACATCTTTAAAGGATTGCTTATCCTTCTTGTATGCATCAATTGATTGACAAATGAAAATGTTTGTTTATGTTCTTTATACTGTAGTATCTCTTCCAATCTGTGACTAATGTAGTTAACAGAGGACATATGCATAGGAGTATTCTCTCTCATTGAATATACTTTAATCAGAGGCTAGTGTAGTTAATAGTGGACCAGCTTATTGAAGATTCCATAGTATAATGAAcatgaaaatctatttttcctTTACGTACCATATAGACATTGAATTACTTTCAAATTATGCATCTATTGGTTTACACAATTACACCTGGTTGACATGAGTAATGATTTGCTACTTGTCATGTTGGCTATAAGTTAAATTCAAAGCATTGATCAGAGCTGTTGTATATTTTGGGGGATCTGTATAGTTGTATTTCGTTTTGTTTGTATGAAATCTTTGTCTATGTTTTGTTTCAATTGAATTCTTTTCACTATATAACTTCTGGAACAGTGACAAAAGAAAATATGCTAACTGTTCTTATTGATGGGGAAATATGAATTCACATCTAGAGTAGGAAATG of Vitis vinifera cultivar Pinot Noir 40024 chromosome 17, ASM3070453v1 contains these proteins:
- the LOC100242239 gene encoding uncharacterized protein LOC100242239 → MHISQQLPPPPMAFISSPISISPKLPIFPKYSPLFPSPLSFPTKSRKLRIFCCLALDHQQNCSANVEPSADLRVVFASGGTGGHIYPAVAIADEIKIINPNAQILFLGTAHGMESTAVPSAGYDFDSIPAVRLARPIFSPQNILLPYRLIKSMVQCYRRLRDFDPDIVVGTGGYVSFPVCLAAALKGLKLVIQEQNSVPGIANWVLSWFADQVFVAFNSSIDYFPKHKCIVSGNPVRLSVRRYVSKAAARLHFFPSYVNSGNLEAKVVLVLGGSLGANAINIAMLNLYYQMLLEHKNLFIIWQTGVEAFDEMESLVKNHPHLVLSPFLHNMDLAYAAADLVVSRAGAMTCTEILATGKPSILIPSPNVAEGHQFKNAILMADLAGSRVITEDELDSTTLRIAIEEILDDPSLMADMCERALKVAKPHASAEIAHHIISLVKMSRAKK
- the LOC100264517 gene encoding uncharacterized protein LOC100264517 — encoded protein: MDPSPPPLPPHPITTMQLNYPESADSSPRKADTWEEPLPPVPGARLRLMCSFGGHIIPRPHDKTLCYMGGETRMIVVDRSSSLADLSSRISRTLLNGRGFTLKYQLPNEDLDNLISVTTNEDLDNMIEEYDRITSASPLKSSRLRLFIFLAKPETAASMGSLLDDAKSETWFVDALNGAGLLPRGLSDSAAIDCFLDRDASGDSCTHVEAQTDSLCNTKHGKSGQEVHSVPSSPMVETASSFGSSSSSPSMANLPPIRVRAEDGGLRLHDHKVGLEEEFAYMSTNPQTVVQKQDEGFVVLSAPPPLPSSAIVGGTAAAAAAESGENQSRGFSDDERSDQGVRIRFRKPPLPLQPVQRRLDDGFNLPSPDSKHGGGLNFPSPDSVASDSSIASATSFSKSIAYLDPVHVTTKDNKPPIPIDPKKDTPDMSSQIQLQQVQDSSYILPSQAADLQQQQPVVHASMHYIHHPPTGSAVPISSYYPMYAPTPQNQQQLHHQMDQQYPVYLLPITQPQTYNLPLQSNVATDSTAVAPGRALTPPTPAMVTPSGLYKEISTPPIYPTKPEMAASVYRTVGTATPPLVQVPSNQFHQQQQYVGFSQLHHPPQSIAAAAPNYAFEYAHPAQDQAYYTHHSVAPLPPQYQTLTSTAAVALSEASAQLPIDNTMQQIRTSQNHHD